Below is a genomic region from Candidatus Korarchaeota archaeon NZ13-K.
CGGTATTATGTTCCCCAGGGACTTGGACATCTTCTTCCCCTCCATGGTGACTGACCCGTTCACAACTATCTGCCTGGGCCAGAGCTCCCTGGGGAATATCGCCACGTGGTTGAATATGAAGAAAGTGAGGTGATTCCATATGAGATCCCTCCCGCTGTGCCTGGAGTCGAGCGGGTACCAGTAGAGGAACTCCTCCCTCATCATCCTGAGCGACTCGGCCGACAGGCCCTTCCTCCTCGCTATGTCCTCTGGATCCCCCATCCCCAGGAAAACGTGATCGAAGACCTCATCGTCCAGGCTCCCGGGGTCAACTTCACCGGAGTTTATGTACTTGCTTATCGTGTAGAAGGCCATGTATATCGTGGAATCGCTCAGGCTCTCTATTATCCAATCTGGATCGAAGGGAAGCCTCGTACCTAGGCCGCTCTTCCTGGCGCAGGCCTTCTCCCTCATCCAATCTATCGCTTCCTCGAACTCCCTCCTCAGCTCCTTTGGCACTATCCTCATCCCCCTCAGCGCCTCCCGAGCGAGTTCCTTCCACTCGGGGTTGGAGTAATCTATGAACCACTGATCCTCGACGACCCTCACCAAGACCTTAGCGCCGCACCTGCAGTAGACGGGGGAGTTCACGATCTCGAAGAAGATATGAGCCTTCCCATCCCTTATAAGGTCCTCCTTGACCCTCTCCTTAGCCTCTTTAACTGGTAAACCCGCGTAGGCCCCGGTATTGGATTTCATCCTTCCCAAGTGGTACTCCTTCGAGTAGACGAGCTGCGTAGCCTCCTCGGCCCTCGGGTCGAGCTGATCCCTCACCCCCAGGGACTCAACGGCATCCCTGGCCGGGAGCTCGGAGAAGCCCTCCACCTCTATTATTGAGATGGGAGCTATCTTTGAGATGAGCCCCTCGTCCAGATGGTACTTCCTGAGCACCTCGGGCCTCTTCATCAGGTCCCTGAGCGCGAGGAAGTCGTAGGGTGCATGACCCGGGACAGACATGACTATACCCGTCCCGTAATCGGCCCTGACGAAGTCAGCCGGTAACGCGGGAACCTCGCCTCCTGTAGCGGGGTTCCTGAAGTACCTACCGATCAACTCCCTTCCCTTTACCCTTCCAACCTCCCTAGCATTGAAACCTTGGAATCTGAGCTTCTGAAACGCCTCCTCTGAGACCACCCACCTCTCCCGGTCCACCTCGATGATGAGATAATCCAGCTCCGGGTTGACCCATATGTTAGTGACCCCGAAGACCGTCTCAGGCCTGTATGTGGCTGTGGGGAGTATGATGGAATCCCCCTCGAACTTTATCAGGACCACTTCAGCTATCTCAGGCTCAACATCACCCAAGGTATCATGCTGCCCAACTGCGTTATCGCATCTTGGACACCAACCGACAGGATGCCTTCCCTTGGTCAGATAACCCTTCTCATGAAGCTTGCGGAACTGCCAGCTGATGAACCTGTTGTAAGCCGGGTCCACTGTGGTGAACTCCCTCCTCCAGTCTATGGAGTACCCCATCAGCTTCATCCCCCTCTTTATCTCCTCATGGAAGTATCTGGCCATCTTCAGCGGATCCTCAAGCTCCTTCAGGACGTTCTTTGGTATCCCGTAGACCTCCAGGAACAGGTTCATCAGCTCCGCATCTCCCTCCCTGAGCCTCTTGCTCATGGCAAGTATCGGGG
It encodes:
- the leuS gene encoding leucine--tRNA ligase, with the translated sequence MSTEDLVRRIREIEKKWQARWEESRIFEADPDRSTRKFYLTVAYPYPNSPQHIGHGRTYSLTDAYARFKRMQGYNVLLPMAFHYTGTPILAMSKRLREGDAELMNLFLEVYGIPKNVLKELEDPLKMARYFHEEIKRGMKLMGYSIDWRREFTTVDPAYNRFISWQFRKLHEKGYLTKGRHPVGWCPRCDNAVGQHDTLGDVEPEIAEVVLIKFEGDSIILPTATYRPETVFGVTNIWVNPELDYLIIEVDRERWVVSEEAFQKLRFQGFNAREVGRVKGRELIGRYFRNPATGGEVPALPADFVRADYGTGIVMSVPGHAPYDFLALRDLMKRPEVLRKYHLDEGLISKIAPISIIEVEGFSELPARDAVESLGVRDQLDPRAEEATQLVYSKEYHLGRMKSNTGAYAGLPVKEAKERVKEDLIRDGKAHIFFEIVNSPVYCRCGAKVLVRVVEDQWFIDYSNPEWKELAREALRGMRIVPKELRREFEEAIDWMREKACARKSGLGTRLPFDPDWIIESLSDSTIYMAFYTISKYINSGEVDPGSLDDEVFDHVFLGMGDPEDIARRKGLSAESLRMMREEFLYWYPLDSRHSGRDLIWNHLTFFIFNHVAIFPRELWPRQIVVNGSVTMEGKKMSKSLGNIIPIGQAVEMFGADPIRLSVLGSAELSSDADFSPIVAVSTLKRLLRILDLAQRFKDFEKELVIGDLWDRWIITALRSHVREVTEAMEECRTREAIHHVIYLLLNEVEDYLEIKGSEVNGSLMKFLLGVWARLLSPFAPHTAEEVWEILGEEGFVSKARWPSPDEMPEYREAEISYRLLLNVIDDVRSVTSTGISGSKLYVYVASSWKYELFRRVDELRTELGLDPRRIIPELMREDAFRERAKSVSEIVKQLSSGGWPWLPDREMERSVLESARDYLRRRLGMEVVVEDEDNPSYDPRGRAGRALPGKPAIYIE